One Parachlamydia sp. AcF125 DNA segment encodes these proteins:
- a CDS encoding response regulator transcription factor, translated as MQKPTLLLIEDEDDIAALIQLQAEISGYKMITEMDGLNGFRAIEREKPDLVILDIMLPGMSGLDVCRKIKTSAELKSIPVIMISAKSEELDVVLGLELGADDYVAKPFSPKVLFSRVRAVLRRGKETEKPPRILTYGSFTMEVDRYTIRNKDKPIALTLSEFGILRRLLMNRGKVLTRNQLLDDVQNDDAFIVDRNIDVHIAALRKKLGPNFDGIETVRGVGYRFRDED; from the coding sequence ATGCAAAAACCCACGCTTCTTCTGATTGAGGACGAAGATGACATTGCCGCTCTAATTCAATTACAAGCCGAAATCTCAGGATATAAAATGATTACAGAGATGGATGGTTTAAATGGATTTCGCGCCATAGAGCGTGAAAAGCCAGACTTGGTCATTTTAGATATTATGCTTCCAGGGATGAGCGGTTTAGATGTTTGCCGTAAAATAAAAACCTCTGCCGAGTTAAAATCTATTCCTGTGATCATGATTTCGGCAAAAAGTGAAGAGTTGGATGTGGTGCTAGGATTAGAACTAGGAGCTGACGATTATGTAGCTAAACCTTTTTCTCCTAAAGTCTTGTTCTCAAGAGTGCGTGCCGTTTTGCGCCGTGGTAAAGAAACCGAAAAGCCTCCAAGAATTCTAACTTATGGTTCTTTTACCATGGAAGTTGATCGCTATACGATTCGGAATAAAGATAAGCCAATCGCCTTAACCCTTTCTGAGTTTGGCATTCTTCGTCGCCTATTAATGAATCGGGGAAAAGTTCTTACTCGCAATCAGCTTCTGGATGATGTACAGAATGACGATGCCTTTATCGTCGATCGGAATATCGATGTGCACATTGCCGCGCTCCGTAAAAAATTAGGCCCCAATTTTGATGGCATTGAGACAGTACGAGGTGTTGGCTATCGATTTAGAGATGAAGATTAA
- a CDS encoding aromatic amino acid transport family protein gives MNTKLIGGILLVSGTTIGAAMLALPVATGQAGFIPSFLLLAICWIYMTYTAFLILEANLWMEPDTNLITMARHTLGSWGAGLSWITYLFLLYSLTTAYIAVCIPIFVDIGQSCFKLTISHWIGALPLILVLGYFVYRGTESVDYLNRLLMTGLIMAYLAMTFLLAPHIQPTKFLHIEWSYLLLATSIIVTSFGFHIIIPTLTTYFKRDVPQIKKAILMGSIIPFIIYGLWEMLALGIIPLHGEHGIVAGYLHGIDGTRLLASTLHQSSITVIARFFSFFAIITSFLGVSLSLSDFLSDGLKIKKNQAGKLLLYLLTFLPPLLFTFICPRAFLTALEYAGAYGVMMLLGLLPPLIVWSGRYKKKYQSPFTAPGGKCSLVLTIVFALIFIGLEIANSAGWLNPFITS, from the coding sequence ATGAATACTAAACTGATCGGAGGAATCCTTCTCGTCTCAGGCACCACCATTGGAGCCGCCATGCTTGCCTTGCCAGTAGCAACAGGCCAAGCTGGATTTATTCCTTCTTTCCTCCTTTTGGCTATTTGCTGGATATACATGACCTACACAGCGTTTTTAATTTTAGAAGCGAACTTGTGGATGGAACCCGATACAAACCTCATCACCATGGCCCGCCATACTTTAGGCTCATGGGGAGCAGGATTAAGCTGGATCACCTATCTCTTTTTACTTTACTCTTTGACAACTGCCTATATTGCTGTTTGCATCCCTATCTTTGTCGATATTGGCCAATCTTGTTTCAAACTGACCATCTCCCATTGGATAGGAGCGCTACCCTTAATTCTGGTTTTAGGATATTTCGTTTACCGTGGAACAGAATCTGTCGACTATTTAAATCGCCTACTCATGACAGGATTGATCATGGCTTATCTAGCGATGACCTTTCTTCTCGCTCCTCACATTCAACCTACAAAATTTCTCCATATCGAGTGGTCTTACTTGCTCTTAGCCACTTCGATTATAGTAACTTCCTTCGGATTTCACATTATCATCCCCACCTTGACCACTTACTTTAAACGAGACGTCCCTCAAATTAAAAAAGCCATCTTAATGGGAAGCATTATCCCTTTTATCATTTATGGCCTTTGGGAAATGCTGGCACTTGGCATCATTCCTCTCCACGGCGAACATGGAATCGTGGCTGGCTACTTGCATGGCATTGATGGAACTCGCCTATTGGCAAGCACTCTTCACCAATCTTCTATTACTGTAATTGCCCGTTTTTTCTCTTTTTTTGCCATCATCACTTCTTTTTTAGGCGTTTCTTTAAGTTTATCTGATTTCTTATCTGACGGATTAAAGATTAAAAAAAATCAAGCTGGCAAACTATTGCTTTATCTCCTCACTTTTTTGCCTCCTCTATTGTTTACTTTTATTTGTCCCCGAGCATTTCTAACGGCTTTAGAGTATGCGGGTGCTTATGGAGTGATGATGTTACTGGGATTGCTTCCCCCTTTAATCGTATGGAGTGGGAGGTATAAAAAAAAGTATCAATCCCCTTTCACAGCTCCCGGCGGAAAATGCTCATTAGTGCTGACAATCGTGTTTGCCCTAATTTTCATCGGCCTGGAAATCGCCAATAGCGCAGGATGGCTAAACCCCTTTATTACTTCTTAG
- a CDS encoding oligosaccharide flippase family protein gives MQLSRLFRGTFIYGLGQFLARLVTFFLLPLYTSYLTPEDYGIFGSLAVLGMMMNGLLTLGFGGSFSRTYWALEKEGEKGALVWTGFLTLLLNALFWNGIAYWLSERLSLLLFGIAGHAWPVFLSFFGISLSATLFPLLSYFRIRERAILSIMLYLSEVIVSIGATLFFVVFKNEGALGLVKGALSAQSWAFFITLCVALRQIPLGLQFKQVQELIQVGYPFILGLFGYFLLQSSSRYILHLYADLKVVGLFCVGLYFARPVELAVSSFNTAWQPFFTSYLHRQEEAKVLFGKVMSYYLMGMGILIVPLFTMAKTFTHYMLHPAYHGTWSIIGLLGISQSLWGVYVISAAPFLFYKKSLWQVAVETVAGLTCVLANFMLIPFLEKEGAAMATFCGFLMVIILSVTVSRRLLKVQYETNRLMKIFGGFAFTAAASFIPVNFGVPYIAFMFFITALYYAFLWKICLNRAEKTALISKMKGLLGIRQNLTMANP, from the coding sequence ATGCAACTTTCACGTCTTTTTAGAGGAACATTCATATACGGATTAGGGCAATTTTTAGCTCGACTTGTGACCTTTTTTTTACTTCCCCTTTATACCTCCTACCTTACGCCAGAAGATTATGGGATTTTTGGATCTTTAGCTGTTTTAGGAATGATGATGAATGGGCTACTCACCTTAGGTTTTGGAGGATCCTTTAGTAGAACGTATTGGGCATTAGAAAAAGAAGGGGAAAAGGGGGCTTTAGTGTGGACAGGTTTTTTAACTTTGCTTTTAAATGCCCTATTTTGGAATGGAATAGCTTATTGGTTGTCAGAGCGATTAAGTCTCTTACTGTTTGGCATTGCCGGCCACGCCTGGCCTGTGTTTTTGTCATTTTTCGGAATAAGCCTATCGGCCACGCTTTTTCCTTTATTAAGCTATTTTAGGATACGTGAAAGGGCCATTTTGTCTATTATGTTGTACCTTTCTGAGGTCATCGTTTCAATCGGAGCTACTCTATTTTTTGTGGTCTTTAAGAATGAGGGAGCTTTAGGTCTTGTTAAAGGGGCCTTATCTGCCCAATCATGGGCTTTTTTTATTACTCTCTGTGTAGCCTTACGTCAAATACCTCTTGGATTGCAATTTAAGCAGGTGCAGGAGCTCATTCAGGTGGGATATCCTTTTATTTTAGGCCTATTTGGATATTTTCTTTTGCAATCTTCTTCCAGATATATTTTGCATCTCTATGCCGATTTGAAAGTGGTAGGTTTATTTTGCGTGGGGTTATATTTTGCGCGTCCGGTTGAACTGGCGGTCAGCAGTTTTAATACAGCTTGGCAACCCTTTTTCACTTCCTATCTTCACCGCCAAGAAGAGGCGAAAGTTTTATTTGGCAAAGTGATGAGCTATTATTTAATGGGCATGGGTATCTTGATTGTACCGCTTTTTACCATGGCTAAAACTTTCACCCATTATATGCTGCATCCAGCTTATCATGGTACCTGGTCTATTATTGGTTTGCTAGGGATTTCACAGTCTTTATGGGGCGTGTATGTGATTTCTGCAGCTCCTTTTCTTTTTTACAAAAAATCTCTTTGGCAAGTTGCTGTGGAAACAGTAGCCGGTTTAACGTGCGTCTTGGCAAACTTTATGTTGATCCCTTTTTTAGAAAAAGAGGGGGCTGCCATGGCCACATTTTGTGGTTTTTTGATGGTGATTATCCTAAGCGTTACAGTGAGCAGACGTTTGTTAAAAGTCCAATATGAAACCAATCGCTTGATGAAAATTTTTGGGGGCTTTGCATTCACAGCAGCCGCTTCATTTATCCCTGTGAATTTTGGAGTGCCCTATATCGCCTTCATGTTTTTTATTACAGCTTTATACTATGCTTTTTTATGGAAAATATGTTTAAATCGGGCAGAAAAAACTGCCCTAATTTCTAAGATGAAGGGCCTCCTGGGAATTCGACAAAACTTAACGATGGCAAATCCATAA
- a CDS encoding TerC/Alx family metal homeostasis membrane protein has product MFPFKGIDKGISMEAGLWIVFISLIVILLILDLGVFHRNSHAISTREALTWSFFWIMLALVFNVFIFFLYENHWFRMGLNEPILKGKEAALQFLAGYVIEKSLSLDNIVVIALVFSYFKVPSIYQHRVLFWGILGVLVLRLIMILGGIALVSLFHWINYIFGAFLIFTAIKMLVIQHDRLETKNNLLVKLAYRYFPITSEFHGNRFFVRSKGHLQMTPLFLVLLVIEGSDVLFAIDSIPAIFAVTKEPFIIFTSNIFAILGLRSLYFALASMMQKFAYLKASLALLMAFVGMKMLMANYYHIPIGVSLAIIGGILFVGILASIFAQEREGAPFALFFAGVQESLLQVIIKHARKMITLVVGSTILLIGITLLVLPGPAFIVIPLGVAILAKEFLWAKKLYKKIKGYSKHFINKVSERITKMKEDK; this is encoded by the coding sequence ATGTTCCCATTTAAGGGAATAGACAAAGGAATCAGTATGGAAGCTGGGTTGTGGATAGTTTTTATCAGTTTAATTGTTATCTTGCTCATTTTAGATTTAGGTGTTTTCCACCGAAATTCCCATGCGATTAGCACGCGCGAGGCACTCACATGGTCGTTTTTTTGGATCATGTTGGCTTTAGTTTTCAATGTTTTTATCTTCTTTCTGTATGAAAACCATTGGTTTAGAATGGGGTTAAATGAACCTATTCTAAAAGGAAAAGAAGCCGCTTTGCAATTTTTGGCCGGTTATGTGATTGAAAAATCGCTCAGTTTGGACAATATTGTAGTTATTGCCTTGGTTTTTAGTTATTTTAAAGTTCCATCGATTTACCAACACCGTGTGCTTTTTTGGGGAATATTAGGGGTTTTGGTTCTGCGATTAATCATGATTTTAGGAGGGATTGCTCTCGTTTCCCTATTTCATTGGATTAACTATATTTTTGGGGCTTTTCTCATATTTACCGCCATTAAAATGCTGGTTATTCAGCATGATCGCCTAGAAACTAAAAATAATTTATTAGTTAAGCTCGCTTATCGTTATTTTCCTATCACTTCAGAATTTCATGGAAATCGTTTTTTCGTGAGGAGCAAGGGACATTTGCAAATGACCCCTTTATTTTTGGTTTTACTTGTGATCGAAGGTTCAGATGTGCTTTTTGCGATTGATTCTATTCCTGCAATTTTTGCCGTTACCAAGGAACCCTTTATTATATTTACCTCAAATATTTTTGCAATTTTGGGATTGCGTTCCCTCTATTTTGCTTTAGCTAGCATGATGCAAAAATTTGCCTATCTGAAGGCAAGCTTAGCTTTATTAATGGCCTTTGTGGGAATGAAAATGTTGATGGCAAATTATTACCATATCCCTATTGGAGTTTCGCTTGCCATAATTGGTGGAATTTTATTCGTGGGCATTTTGGCCTCTATCTTTGCACAGGAAAGAGAGGGAGCTCCTTTCGCCTTATTTTTTGCGGGAGTGCAAGAGTCTTTGCTTCAAGTTATCATTAAACATGCCCGAAAAATGATCACCTTGGTGGTGGGGAGTACGATTCTTTTGATAGGGATTACCCTCCTCGTATTGCCTGGCCCCGCTTTTATTGTCATCCCCCTCGGGGTAGCCATCTTGGCAAAAGAATTCTTATGGGCGAAAAAATTGTATAAAAAAATTAAGGGGTATAGCAAACATTTCATAAATAAAGTTTCAGAGAGAATAACGAAAATGAAGGAGGATAAGTAA
- a CDS encoding HAD-IB family hydrolase, whose translation MQNKPIIAAFDFDGTLTYRDSLLPFLFFTHKYFGTLQKLFLLLPKFLGFVLGFVTRQAIKEAIVSKFFKGYSIERLTEWGEAFATQILDSKIRPGAFKKIRWHLDQGHRCILVSANLEIYLRPWAYAHGFSDILASGFELSKEGQITGKLKGKNCWGPEKTQRLEQLLGLKESYVLYAYGDSRGDQELLELADYPFYRAL comes from the coding sequence ATGCAGAATAAACCTATTATAGCGGCATTCGATTTTGATGGGACCCTGACTTATCGAGACTCTCTCCTACCTTTTTTATTTTTTACCCATAAATATTTTGGTACTCTTCAAAAGCTCTTTTTGCTTCTTCCTAAATTTCTGGGGTTTGTCTTAGGCTTTGTGACGAGACAGGCCATAAAAGAGGCCATTGTGTCTAAATTTTTCAAAGGTTATTCTATCGAGAGGCTTACCGAATGGGGAGAAGCTTTTGCCACTCAAATATTGGATAGCAAAATTCGACCAGGGGCTTTTAAAAAAATTCGGTGGCATCTTGACCAAGGCCATCGTTGTATTTTGGTGAGTGCCAATTTAGAGATTTACCTACGCCCTTGGGCATATGCGCATGGCTTTTCTGACATTCTTGCTTCAGGTTTTGAGCTATCAAAGGAAGGGCAGATTACAGGAAAGCTAAAAGGTAAAAATTGCTGGGGCCCAGAAAAAACTCAACGGTTAGAGCAATTATTAGGCCTTAAGGAAAGCTATGTCCTTTATGCTTATGGAGATAGCCGAGGCGACCAAGAGTTATTGGAACTTGCAGATTATCCCTTTTATCGCGCTCTTTAA
- a CDS encoding glycosyltransferase, translating into MPLHVLWLPSWYPIEENPLKGIFFQEQAKALYQEGVNVGVIYPEVRPLRDWKWAQGLKNYFQSSFAIEDHIPTYRRHGWNLFPKMIKQQMRFWIAQADSLMKRYVAKQGLPALIHAHSVLWGGIAAQVLSKKWKIPYVVTEHFTGILKEKPFSTGLEDCWSKPYIREAYRHATYVFSVGRALKVVIEKCAGREVQVLPNCFDADFFTLASQEKKRSPFRFFCLAHLTANKNYPLLLKAFQLAYQHNPHICLEIGGAGELKKGLEQMARDYKIASAVHFLGPLSRGEVLKAMHRANAFVLPSNFETFGVVLIEALATGLPLIATRCGGPEDIVTEDVGILVPLNDSQALAEAMKNIQYNCYEPEVLRNSAINRFSRQVVTQKLIQFYRFTSSGSNHEYPCHL; encoded by the coding sequence ATGCCACTTCACGTTCTATGGCTACCTTCTTGGTACCCGATTGAAGAGAACCCACTCAAAGGCATTTTTTTTCAAGAGCAAGCTAAAGCTTTATATCAAGAAGGGGTAAATGTGGGGGTTATCTATCCCGAAGTTCGCCCTTTAAGGGATTGGAAATGGGCGCAGGGCCTAAAAAATTATTTTCAATCCTCTTTTGCTATAGAAGATCATATCCCCACTTATCGCCGACATGGTTGGAACCTTTTTCCCAAGATGATCAAGCAACAGATGCGCTTTTGGATCGCACAAGCGGATAGTTTGATGAAAAGATATGTGGCAAAACAGGGATTGCCTGCTCTTATTCATGCACATTCCGTTTTGTGGGGTGGGATTGCTGCCCAAGTGTTATCTAAGAAATGGAAAATCCCTTATGTGGTCACAGAGCATTTTACCGGCATTTTAAAAGAAAAACCTTTTAGTACGGGTTTAGAAGACTGCTGGAGCAAGCCTTATATAAGGGAAGCTTATCGGCATGCGACGTATGTTTTTTCAGTAGGAAGGGCTCTAAAAGTGGTCATTGAGAAGTGCGCCGGGAGAGAAGTGCAGGTGCTGCCTAATTGTTTTGATGCGGATTTTTTTACCTTGGCTTCTCAAGAAAAAAAACGGAGCCCTTTTCGTTTTTTTTGCCTTGCACATTTAACCGCAAACAAAAATTATCCTCTTCTGCTAAAGGCCTTTCAATTGGCTTATCAACATAATCCTCATATTTGCCTGGAGATTGGGGGGGCCGGAGAGTTAAAAAAGGGATTAGAACAAATGGCGCGCGATTATAAGATTGCTTCGGCTGTCCATTTTCTGGGTCCTTTATCTAGAGGGGAAGTGTTAAAAGCTATGCATCGAGCAAATGCTTTTGTCCTTCCCAGCAACTTTGAAACCTTTGGAGTGGTTTTGATCGAAGCTTTGGCAACAGGTTTGCCGCTCATCGCGACTCGCTGCGGTGGGCCCGAGGATATTGTGACAGAGGATGTGGGTATTCTGGTACCTTTGAATGATTCTCAGGCTCTGGCAGAGGCCATGAAAAACATTCAATATAATTGCTATGAACCTGAAGTTTTGCGCAACAGCGCTATCAATCGATTTAGCAGACAGGTTGTGACCCAAAAATTGATCCAATTTTATCGGTTTACTAGCTCAGGAAGTAATCATGAATATCCTTGTCATTTATGA
- a CDS encoding aromatic amino acid transport family protein, which yields MNTSPSQLTGSSVGGILLVAGCCIGAGMLGLPILSALGGFRPSIFLFTLSWLFMSFTALLLLEVNLWFKEEVSIVSMAERTLGPVGKIVAWSLFLFLFYSLIVAYISGSGQLISDFLQQTLSIGVPSWLGSLVLISIFASFICIGMHVVDLFNRLLMGGLIFTYILLVVLGGMHVNPDLLTRQNWLVAPFAFPLMVISFGFHNLIPSLTSYVNRNAKEMKKIILIGSFLPLLVYVVWEWVILGLIPMGENETFRTVLDSGEMATTALQRAIGHSWVVDIAHYFAFFAIVTSCLGVAMSFVDFLSDALNIKKSFSGKIFLSFVVLFPPWIFACLFPHIFLLALNYAGGFGAVILFGILPAAMVWAGRYIYPIAQSSDFRAAGGKSALVFVMIGSLTIIFLQIVG from the coding sequence ATGAATACTTCGCCTTCACAATTAACAGGAAGTTCTGTAGGAGGAATTTTACTTGTAGCAGGCTGCTGTATTGGCGCTGGAATGTTGGGATTGCCCATTCTCTCTGCTCTGGGAGGCTTTAGGCCTTCTATTTTTTTATTTACTTTGAGCTGGTTATTTATGAGTTTTACTGCTCTCCTCCTGCTAGAAGTTAATTTGTGGTTTAAAGAGGAAGTTAGCATTGTGAGCATGGCAGAAAGAACGTTAGGCCCTGTAGGCAAAATTGTGGCCTGGAGCCTCTTTTTATTTTTATTCTACTCTTTAATAGTAGCCTATATTTCAGGAAGCGGGCAGCTTATTTCCGATTTTTTACAACAGACGCTGTCTATTGGCGTGCCTTCTTGGTTGGGAAGTTTAGTTTTAATCTCAATTTTCGCTAGCTTTATCTGCATCGGCATGCATGTTGTCGATCTATTTAATCGCCTTTTAATGGGAGGTTTGATTTTTACCTATATTCTCTTAGTGGTATTAGGGGGAATGCATGTTAATCCCGACTTACTAACGCGCCAGAATTGGCTTGTTGCCCCTTTTGCCTTTCCTCTGATGGTCATTTCTTTTGGTTTTCACAACCTTATCCCCAGTCTAACTTCCTATGTAAACCGAAATGCTAAGGAAATGAAAAAAATTATTTTGATTGGAAGTTTTCTTCCCTTACTTGTCTACGTTGTGTGGGAATGGGTCATTTTAGGGTTAATTCCTATGGGAGAAAATGAAACTTTCCGAACTGTTTTAGATTCGGGTGAAATGGCCACCACAGCTTTGCAAAGAGCCATTGGGCACTCTTGGGTAGTTGACATTGCTCATTACTTTGCATTTTTTGCTATCGTCACCTCGTGTCTCGGAGTAGCGATGAGTTTTGTTGACTTTCTTAGCGATGCCCTAAATATTAAAAAATCTTTTTCAGGGAAAATTTTTCTCTCCTTTGTGGTGCTTTTTCCTCCCTGGATTTTCGCTTGCTTATTTCCTCATATTTTCCTCTTAGCGCTTAATTATGCAGGGGGCTTTGGGGCTGTTATCTTGTTTGGAATTCTGCCTGCAGCCATGGTGTGGGCGGGGCGTTATATTTACCCTATCGCTCAATCGAGTGATTTCAGAGCTGCTGGGGGGAAAAGTGCTTTGGTTTTTGTCATGATCGGCTCTTTGACTATTATCTTTTTGCAAATTGTAGGATAA
- the recD gene encoding exodeoxyribonuclease V subunit alpha yields MLKIVSHWSILNALLEQEALPYEVYAVAKLLVENEASAAFICHLLLSTQHGHLCISVKPGFITPSIDDIWLGEPHQKSALDPLLLKLSALIPEGVQNLSGSLPHVIYQKDCSYYLQKHWQQETLWIDCVKKALTFPQPWGNQHAIEHEISHMLLSQKLLPEQAQAVLKAAQQNLLLICGGPGTGKTYTAGQLIKILWNHLPIDKQKAFQIALAAPTGKAASNLQNSLAKATEDLANWKIPKAKTLHALLQITPYKYTKKRSFSPLAADLILVDESSMIDLPMMIQLFSSLKPSAKLILLGDHHQLPAVGIGSPFRDLRAYMQSKPEYADQVIELKTCLRAELKGILEFAEAVKRGDTANALSLLENEHSQGIEKVYFDEKISLSHFYSFFLEKTASLFSFGNITHTPPEDLLRMFNRFRILSPLRKGPLGIEALNHLLLEKFMQNHPPTSPFVAPILLIKNDHQAELYNGEIGVLVRLRKSEGLQAGDYALFPAKATDGSGTIRRIPALLLPQFEYAYCLSVHKSQGSEFDQILLMLPVGSEVFGREVLYTAVTRAKKHLQVWTNPNTLSQTLKRASNRLSSFVERMDDLAEQSQLSHPELLAYDSARG; encoded by the coding sequence ATGCTAAAAATAGTTTCCCATTGGTCTATTTTAAATGCTTTATTAGAACAAGAAGCCCTTCCCTATGAAGTTTACGCAGTTGCCAAGCTTCTCGTAGAAAATGAGGCTTCTGCGGCTTTTATTTGCCACCTTCTTTTATCCACTCAACATGGGCATCTCTGTATTTCCGTTAAGCCAGGTTTTATTACCCCTTCAATCGATGATATTTGGCTTGGAGAGCCTCATCAAAAAAGCGCGCTGGATCCGCTTCTCCTTAAACTGTCAGCTCTAATCCCAGAAGGAGTACAAAACCTTTCAGGCTCCTTACCACACGTGATTTATCAAAAAGATTGCTCTTACTATTTGCAAAAACATTGGCAACAAGAAACCCTCTGGATTGATTGCGTTAAAAAAGCTCTTACTTTCCCTCAACCATGGGGGAATCAGCATGCTATCGAACATGAAATTTCCCATATGCTTCTCTCGCAGAAACTGCTTCCTGAACAAGCACAAGCCGTGCTCAAAGCCGCTCAACAAAATTTGCTTCTCATTTGCGGAGGACCCGGCACAGGTAAAACTTACACGGCAGGGCAATTGATTAAAATTTTATGGAATCATTTACCGATTGATAAGCAAAAAGCCTTTCAAATTGCCCTAGCAGCCCCAACTGGCAAAGCAGCTTCTAATCTACAAAATAGTCTCGCTAAAGCGACCGAAGATCTTGCAAATTGGAAAATTCCTAAAGCTAAAACTTTGCACGCACTTCTCCAAATAACTCCTTACAAATATACAAAAAAAAGAAGCTTCTCCCCCCTGGCTGCAGATCTTATCCTGGTCGATGAAAGTTCTATGATTGACCTGCCCATGATGATCCAACTTTTCTCTTCTCTCAAGCCCTCTGCCAAATTAATCTTGTTAGGAGATCACCATCAGCTGCCCGCAGTGGGGATTGGCAGCCCGTTTAGAGATCTGCGCGCCTACATGCAAAGCAAACCGGAATACGCCGATCAAGTCATCGAGCTAAAAACCTGTTTAAGAGCTGAATTGAAAGGAATTTTAGAGTTTGCAGAAGCGGTGAAAAGAGGAGATACCGCAAATGCCCTCTCCCTTCTCGAGAATGAACATTCCCAAGGGATTGAAAAAGTCTATTTTGATGAAAAAATTTCTCTTTCCCATTTTTATTCCTTTTTTTTAGAAAAAACGGCTTCTCTTTTTTCGTTTGGGAATATCACACACACGCCTCCTGAAGATCTTTTGAGGATGTTTAATCGCTTTCGCATTTTATCTCCTTTAAGAAAAGGCCCTTTAGGAATTGAGGCACTCAATCACCTTCTTTTAGAAAAGTTTATGCAAAACCATCCCCCTACCTCCCCCTTTGTCGCTCCTATTTTACTTATCAAAAATGACCATCAAGCGGAGTTGTATAATGGGGAAATTGGAGTACTAGTACGCCTGCGAAAAAGCGAAGGATTGCAAGCAGGAGATTATGCTCTTTTTCCCGCTAAAGCAACCGATGGATCAGGTACAATTCGGCGCATTCCCGCTTTGCTTCTTCCTCAATTTGAATATGCGTATTGCTTATCTGTGCACAAAAGCCAAGGAAGTGAATTTGATCAAATCCTGCTCATGCTCCCTGTGGGATCTGAAGTGTTTGGGCGAGAGGTGCTGTACACAGCTGTGACAAGGGCTAAAAAGCATTTACAAGTTTGGACTAATCCCAATACCTTGAGTCAAACTTTAAAAAGAGCCTCCAATCGACTTTCTAGTTTTGTGGAGCGAATGGATGACTTGGCAGAGCAATCTCAACTAAGTCATCCTGAATTATTGGCCTATGACTCAGCTAGGGGTTGA
- a CDS encoding TspO/MBR family protein, whose protein sequence is MNKTHPYSIGVLALFILLCLFVEVVGGWFTQVGVNTWYPTLLKPSWTPPTWVFGPIWTTLYLLMAISVWLIWNREQLSGYHFQPYFLFFSQLALNLAWSCLFFYLKSPGWALVDILLLEIVLSWTMGSFWQISRLAASLLAPYWLWTAYAASINAGIWWLNHS, encoded by the coding sequence ATGAATAAAACTCATCCCTACTCCATAGGCGTGCTTGCGCTATTTATCTTGCTTTGCCTTTTCGTTGAAGTCGTTGGAGGATGGTTTACCCAAGTAGGTGTGAATACTTGGTATCCGACATTGCTTAAGCCTTCTTGGACACCACCCACATGGGTTTTTGGGCCCATTTGGACAACTTTATATCTTTTAATGGCTATTTCTGTTTGGCTAATATGGAATCGGGAGCAGCTATCCGGTTATCATTTCCAACCTTACTTTCTTTTTTTCTCACAACTTGCCCTAAATTTAGCTTGGTCATGCCTATTTTTTTACCTCAAAAGTCCGGGTTGGGCGCTTGTCGATATTCTTTTATTGGAGATCGTCTTAAGCTGGACAATGGGCTCTTTTTGGCAAATTTCGCGATTAGCTGCTTCTTTACTTGCTCCCTATTGGCTATGGACGGCTTATGCCGCTTCCATCAATGCAGGTATTTGGTGGTTAAATCATTCCTAA